From the Rhea pennata isolate bPtePen1 chromosome 1, bPtePen1.pri, whole genome shotgun sequence genome, the window AATTGGGGAAATTCTGTATGTATAGTTTAGGAACGCACTGGCTTACTAACCCCAACCCTGATGTAGAATATAATTATATTCAATTTCAACaaaaattcattcaaaattttcaaTAGAAAGGCCTTCTTATAGCTTAGGTAAATGCTACGGAAGTAAAGCCTCAAAGCAACAGCACCTGATTAGTCATATTTGTTAGCATTCTAGAGGACTGCTTTGTGCATATTCATTAAAGTAGTTATTTACACACAGGTGCACAAGCAAACACTTGAATCCAAGACGGATAATCCAAGACCTGATGCTTAGTaattacagaaagattttttttttaacatgacaAACACCACTAAGCTATCAAAGTGGAAGTCTAGATAAGACTGCAACTACCTTAGAAGCTGAAGGCAGgaggtgtttatttttttaaatgctgcttgCTGCTTGTTTTACCACCTACCTCttgaaaagtatgtttttaataatgttaaGAATATAGATAAgtataaaaaacagaaaggactTCTATTTATTGTTTTCCAGCAAAAACAGCTAGCTTAATGACTACACAAATTATACTCTGAGTTGTCATAGTCAGTGCAGGGGCTACAGAAGCTTCCTTTCATGagcaaagtttatttttgtttggtgaTTACAGACAATATGAACATTTCTGGAATTGCTTTTATTcatatagatatttttaatctaaaaacCATTTTTAAGCCTATTCCAGTTATTATTCATCTTTATAGGAAGCTGTCCTTTAAAACTAGACATGAAGTACCAGCATCTTGAATACTTGCATGATAATTTGTTACATCTGCCAAGCAGGAACTTTTTACCTATTCAGTATTTAAAGATATAATAAAGGTTTCCAATCTTTCACATTGGTTAGAAagctgttggaaaaaaataaaactgtacttACCAAAAATAACTTTATCACAGACAATACAAGACTCGGCAAGAAATCCAACACTAGGGAGCAGTTTTATTAGGTAAGCAATTCTACTGATGGTACAATCATAGATAAATAACTACAATGTTAAAACGTTTTAAACACATCATGAATTCCAAAGTTTGATCTGTTATGCTTCATTTAATAGGATAGAAAAACTGTCCCTCACTCTATGGAACGTGAAGTCTAATCAAGCCTTCGAAGCCGTCAACATTCCTTTGATTTCTGGTTTCATAGAAAACAGACAACCAGTACATGATTTTACcactttaaaaaagcatttacaattatctaaatataaaaaaatgggTTTAGttgggattcttttttttttcctttttaaaaatgtgttttctagAACTACTAAAAAACTTGCATTTACAAAATAGTTGATAAAAATAATCCTCTGAATTGTACAAGAAAGATATAAGGACCACCAATTAAAGAGCTGGTACAAGATGTTATTCAGACTTAGCTTCTTTCTCTACTGCTGCGTCAGATGCTGggatctgaaaagaaaagaaggttcATGCAAACTTAATTGATCAAAAATTACAACACTGTTTAGATTGGAAAACTCACTGTGTTTGCAACAGTAAGTAAAAATGGAATGTAGCCTAtgtattaacagaaaaaatatacttaatttaGTTATTCCAAAGTTTTCCAGCACCACCAGAAGAATAGAATGTTTAGTCATAGTATTAACCAAACAGAAACCATTAACATCTGTTAACATGTCTTCTACCTGCATCTGAGGGAAGCTTTTCAAGAATCAGGTACAATAGCCACTTCCATGAACAGGCATTATTCTGTCTGAATTTTAATGTTACTGGAAGAGTACATTGGACTTTCACAATAGTTCACTGATACTATTGTACTGGTTGAAAACAGTAGTGTCTAAATAATACGAAATGGGACACATTATACCTCTGCTTCTTCTAGACTTAAGTATCtattaattcagaaattttgaCTGGTGGGACCAACACAAGCCTAGCGTGACCGTATGCCCCAAAACTCATTATCCATTCCTTAAATTTACAGCTTTTCTACACTAGCAATTCAAAGAAACCACAGTTGAGAAAATATTGCCAAATTTAACTTTCATTAGTATTGCTGAAATTCTGTATGCATACATTTGAAGTAAAACGACTAATCTACGTGATGGCAATACAGAGCTAGAACCATATACAAAATTAAATCAATTCCTATTAATAACACAGCTTCTCACAAAGAAGACACAGTAagtttgcaaatgaaaaactgtTACCTCCAACTAAGTTGTCCTGTACACTTAAATATCATTCTGTACTCTCTCCACCCACCAAAAGCCACCATGCAcctaaaaaaatcaaatattctgtTCCTCTATTTGAAGATATATTTGTTCAATGCAACCACCAGACAGGAAGCATGAGTCACACATTTAAATTAACAAATCATCTGATCATTAAACTCAACTCAACTAATTGGAATGAGTGAAGCAGTCATCACTGCAGAAACCTAAGGCTAACTCTTCTAAACCTGCCTACATGAAAACTTGTGTGTTTTAACCAGTTTTAACAGTTGCCCTAATAAGAGACACTTCCTTTCCTGACAAATCTTGCCCttctaaatataaaactaaATTATGGGCACAtccatagcaaaaaaaaaggggaataTAGTATAGATGTTGTTTAAGTTAGATGAtcaccaaaaccaaaaacataaACAATAGTCATTTTCACACAGCATTACAACCAAGACGGATTTGACACATTCATTTCTTCAGCCATAACCATAAAATAGTCCttgtctcttctttcccttctacCAGCAAAGGTGTCTATAAGACTGCTATTTTAAGAAAGTAGTTTTTGTCAAACCATTTCaacttcagattttcaaaactctGGAACAGTGAAAACCATTTCCAGTGGAAAATTTCGCAAGAAAATGAATGGTGTGTTTGTCAGAAACCTTTTTTAGAGTGAGGAAAACTCTCTTCCAAGAATGGCATAGGCAGATTTATAATTTGCActcaagactgaaaaaataaaaaccctccAAACAACCACCCCTCATCTTCTCAGACACGTACAGCAGCCTTATCCAAAACCTACCAGCAGGCAAAACAGCTCTTAGAAGGACTTCATACTGTATTGGAACTCAGGTAAAAGCCTtatcttttccctttatttcagGATATCACATCACTGCAATTTTACCTCCACCCTTTTTGGAGGAACTAGAATTTTCCTGGCAGATCTATTGATGTTTTCATAATCTACACTTTTCTTTCGGCAGAAATAGATTCTAATCTAAGTACTGCATATATTAGCTGAAACACGTCTGTCAGATGATTACATAAATCGGTACAGCAAGTACTTCAGTTGCTCTGCTGTCAAAGAACACCAGTAACTTTACCTCTTCACTTTTCGTTTCTCCATTTTCTGCAGGCAAGTTGTCTTTTGTCTGTTCTTGGTTTGTCTCTTCTGTCTGTTTTCCTTTAGgcccctttttcccttttgattGAGCTTTCTTGTCCTCAGATTTATCctacaatgaaataaaattccagTAAGTAAATGCATATGATCTAGCAGGTAAACcttgaaaataataaacaagGTGAACTTGCTGTAAGCAGCAAGAGCCACCATCAGCCACCAATGAGCTAAAATACTGcttaactgttaaaaaaaaaaaaaaaaaaaaaaaaaaaaaaaaaaaaaaaaaaaaaaaaaaaaaaaaagaactttcaaAACTGTATTCTTGAACCAATGATCACTGGTTCAAATAACCACGAAAACGAGAGAATCTAATTAGGATCAGAAGAtaaatccccccccccttccctcctcaaAACTGAACACCACAGTTTACAGAAAGGCTAACAGAATCTGGAATTACTACACTGTGTAAGAACTAAAAGTACTGCTCAGTTTGGTACAAACCCATCTGAGAAATCTATCATAGGGAAAAACAGTAGTATTAAATTTCAGTggcaaaatacaagaaatttgTAATACATGATTTATTTGTTCTCTCTTGTGGCAGATAAAACAGCAATGCAGTCCTTCCACTTCGTAAATACAAAACACTTCAAACTTTCAACTTTTTTATGATGTGTGAATTTCAGTAACTTATCTTAAACAAATGCATCAtctgaagttttcattttcaatggTAGCTTGCTAGTATCTCAAGTACATCCTTTTTTACCTGCATTATTGTTGTTACATGgacaaggaaaaatatttgcccaagagcttttatttcctgaaaatatgCAGTACACCCTTCTAGACATTCCGTTCAGCAATCAAGTGGTACAAAGCTTGCCAGTCCTCCAGCTGATCCTCACACTTACAAAGTATTTGTATCAATTCAAAACTATATGAAAGTACTGGTTTTTACACCACCTGTCAAACATTAGCCTTATTTATTAATGACActaacaattttaaataaatgataaacTGTAATACTTTCTCTGAACAGCTACAATCTGGTAAGTGACAAAAAAATGTAGTACCTTTACACCTCTAAGGAGAATAATCTATGCTCTATTGTCTCTGATCAAAAATTCACTCTGAGAAATGAAGTTCTCATTTTGCTCATGCTGTGTTTAAGTGTGTATTTCAGATTACTATTACAAACCATTTGGTCAGAAGTATTCCTTACTTCATGTTTTCTCTGCGAGCATTCTTCTTTATAAAAAGCCCACTGTCAAGCTACTGAGTTACTTTGCACATTCAAATTTTTAATAGCTACTTGAATACATTTCCTGTTCCACATGtatgcaaaagtaaaaatattttcttcatgaaagaTACAGTTTTGTCAAATGACTGcaattataaaacaaaagctcAAAAAAAGCTACATCACATCTACAAAAGATAAAACCACACACTAATAGACAACTCCGAAACAGAGGATGCTCTGCAAGTTTATTTACTTCCTTATTTTATGAGGAATAGGCTGTCTACTGATATGCCTAAATAAACTAGTACATATTCTCAATAAAAATCTCACTTCAAATCTTACTGTTCATTATATTAAGTTACagtatttcttccttgtgagatctgaatggctgaaaaaaatgcactgagaAACAGCATACACTTACCCAAATATTGAGCCTTTCTGCTCTATACAAATATTCATTGTTCCAGGATGTTTTACCAGGAGGTTTAGGTTTGGTCTTGTGGCCTTTGCCCGTATCATCTAATGTGCAATTTAGACAAGTAAAACCCAATGCTGAAAAATGTTATCTAGCTAAATCTTTAATGTCCCACAAAACGTGAGAAATGCTTTTGTCCCAGTTTTAGAAGAGATTTATTTGCCTGTCAtcaagagaacagagaaaataactgaaacatACTGATGGTGAAATAAAATCCCTTTACAAAGTTATACAGGGACTGTCCCCACTTCGTTgctcccctcctttccctcttcacCACCTAAAATCAATACTCAAATCAAGTAAAACTGGAAACCTTCCTAAATTCTTTAGTCCTAACACCTGGGAGAATAGATTGGTATCAAACCATTGGAACAAAGATGCATTGCTGGTAAGTAATCATTCAGTAGAattattaaagtaaaaatatatataaaagagtAAGTTAAGTTCTGTATTAGCGTCTTTGAAATGCTCTTAAGccatacatttaaaaaagctTATAAAGGTGTGTTAAAGAACACATATATACCAACATGGTGACAGATACATAGCCGCTTTTATTTCtccaataaacaaaaaacattaaGTCAGCTATTGCAGCACTCAAGTGGAAAAATTATTTAGttaaagaagtaaataaatgaaaaaacatttatatatgtGCACAAAGATACGGAAGCTAGAACACATGAATGGAAACTCAGTATGTTTCCATGTCTGTCTAAAtacttcaaatacattttacagtCTTAATACATCGCTTTAAACTGCAAGCATATTCCATTCTCTTTCATTACAGGAGAATGAAATGCAATCCCGCATACAGCTGCTTGAACCTCCAACTAGCTATGATCAGTACTGAAATACCATCCGACAACCCTAAATCAACACTCACATTTCTATCCAGCCCTAGAAGAGCTTGACATGGATCCAGCGAAAGAGTGTCAGATTGGAACTCTCTCTAGTGCACCTGGAGATGCTGGTATGAGTGTCTGAAAGAGATCTTTAAACTAACTAAGGGTTCCCGTGAGGAACAAGCAAGAGCTAATTCTGACACAGAAGCACTCAGAAACCAGGCATCCATGACATGAAATGGGAAGTAGCTGGGCACTTGACCAACCAACCCAAACACctgctctccccttccctcttcccagtAACTCTCACCTTCACTGTTGACTTTTTTggtttctgttctgctttggcAGGAGCAGGTTTCTGAGGAGAAAGAACAAGTCAGAGAGAGCTTCGTCCCTCCTtatacccccccccccgcctttccgCTACAGAACCCCCTCACAGGTAAGAAACGCCTCCTGCACTTACCGCGGAGAGCCGCGCGGATCTCCTCTTCGGCTAAAGACGAGGAAAGAAACAGACAGACATGGCGTGAGCGTACGtggcccggccgcgccgggccggcgcccGCCCTCCCCTCACACCTACCTCCTCACCGGCCTCCGCCTCTGCCGCCGTCACCTGCCAACACAAACACAGGCGCGCGTGAGGCGCCGCCCGCGCACGCGGCCGGACGGGGCCCCCGCGCACGTGacgccgcggcccgcccgccccTTCCCGCCGCCGCTTTCGGATTTCAAGCGCCGCGGAGGCGCTCGGCGAGCTCCCGCCGAACCTTCCAGAcgccgctgcccgcgctgcccgttccccccccccccctcccccgcgcggccccgttggggcggccgcggggctcgcTGCGGCGCGGGCGAGGTGCCTGCCCAGCGTCAGCTGCCGCACCGGTGCCTGCGCAGCgcctgccccctccccgccgcgtCCCCTGCGGTGCCAGCCCGCCCCCCGCTCCCTCCACCGCCCGGCCCTGAGGCGCGCCTGCGGCGGCCCCCCCGCGAAGCGCGGTTtcccggcggcggctccgcttCACCTTTCTCTTCGGCATGGCACAGCGCACGGCGGCTGCGagccgccgccaccaccaccaccccccgccccggagctgcggcggctcccgcgcggGCTCGGTCTCTCGCGGCGAGCCGCTGCGGCTGCCTGCGAGCGAGCCTCGCTGCGCAGGGAAAccgcttcccctccccccccatcccaGCAGCGCCAGCGGCACCGCAACAGGATCCAGCCGGAttggcgggggtggggggtgaaGGGGGGGGCGCGCCCCGCTCGGCAGCGGCCGCGCGCAGTCagcgccgcccccccggggcgTTAACCCGGCCCCGGCGGAGGAGGGGCACCCCCATCCCCGGCTGGCGCAAGGCGGGATCTCTCACCCAATCGGCACCGCCCCCTGCCGGGAGGCGGCCTCCTCATTGGCCAGCCCTCCCCgtcgccccgcccccgccgccacGGGCCGGCGCCCGGCGGTGTGTAGGGCGAGCCCCTCTGACGTGCCGCTGCCGGCCCCCCACCCTTCACGGCGGGAATCGTCAGTGGGAGGGGGAGGGgcgggccgcgcgcgccgcgcaGGCGGAGGAGGGCGGCGGTGGGGCATGGCGGAGAGCGGTGCCTGGCTCCTGGTGCTGAGCTCGGTGTTCCTCTGCAACGCGCTCAAGATCCTCctgccctcctgctcctccatTGTGAGTGACgtccccgcgcccgccccgcggctgGCGGCCGTTAGGCGGCGGCCGATGACCGGGAGCCCTTCGGcccccgccggcagcggcgctggggggagggggccgcggcccgcccgcccgccgccgagATAAAGCGGTTGCCGGGGAGGGGCGCTGGGTTTTGGCCGGCAGCTTGAGGAAGGGGTTGCGGTGGGGGCGGCGCGTCCCCGCGGCCTTCTTTTGAGGAGCGTCCCCCGACCTTTGTGTTTGGCGGAGGTGGGGACGTTTCGCGGCTGAAAACTGAGGAGGGGTGGGGGAGCGGTGCCGTCTCCAAAGGACTCCAGGCGGGATCTTCCAGTGTAGCTGGGAGCACCCGTGACACGCCTCAAGCTTTGGTTAGTAGGGCGTCACATAGCCCTCGTTTTAGAAGAGGAGCAACTGGGGAGATTGATAATGGACAGAAGATACTGAAGTGCTGTATCATGGTAATAGTTGACTTCAGTAGCCTTGATATAAACTGGCCTTTGAAATGAAGTGTATTAAATGATGGTTTCTCAGGCACCCATATATTTGTCTTACAGCATCTTAAGGGAGATGGTGTTTCCAGTTTGTGTTGTATGGGAGTTCACTCGGGACGTGATGTTTGCCTATCCTTACCTTAACGACCGTGGTATTGACAGTCTAATGCTAGAATAGATTAATAAGCTCATGACAGAGTAAAACTTACTGACTGCCAGATGGGGAGATTTCAAAGTCAGAAAGTCCATGTAACTGTCTCTGTGCAACATAACATTCATCTTAGTTCTGATATGTGTGGTACTTGATatctgtgtgtttaaaaaaaccccaaacctcaGACACACATAATATTGATTACATCAGGTAAATTTAATGAGAGAAAACAGGAGATGCCACTATATAAGCCTGTATATGTAATTTACTCTGTAAAAAATAGTTTGGAAAACTGAGCCACGTGGGATTTCTTTGAATTTTGGAACTTGGCTAGTGTAGCCAATAAATGAGCACTTGGAAAATTCAAAGTATATTTTGAAGAGTAAATGGCtaagaatataaaagaaagaagttattTAATAATAGCAGAAATAGGAGATCTGTAGAATAACTGGTATACTTTTAGGCTATTAAGGGTTTAAACAGAATAAGAAAGATCAAAGAcattgcagggaaaaaaaagataaagggaaaaagatagCTTTGCTTCGTCTTTTACCCTTTGAACAGATTGGCGTGCCTATTTCTGGAAATGGAGATAAGTGAATATAGAGATTGAGGAGTTATAAATAATAGgagaaattgttatttttaagtcacAAACACTGAGGAATACGTCCTTTGATCTGATCTTAAGCAATCCTGTGGAAAGGACGTCGGTGTGGGTAACAGAATTAGGGACCAATAAACTATATGGCAAATAAGCCTGTATGTGAGAAACTAGACAATTTTCTGTCATACTGTGTATTCGCATAACTTTATTGTCACACAGAACAGTGCACACTTGgaataatgcattaaaaatccTGTATAAGTTACAGCAATTTTGTAAGCAGAACTTAATGTTACAATAATGACTAATAGAAATCCCTGCTCAATGTTCTGCTGTGGTTCACAACAAAGTAATGTAATGTTCTTATATTTTCCATGTAAATTAGTTTAGACCCTTGTTTGAGGCTTGGAGCTGGAAACAGGAATGATAGATAAGCTGCAGAAGCTCTAAAGAGCAGTGGTGAAAAGGGCTTGCCAAAGAGGAAGGACCAGGGAAGCAGTACCAGCTGTTTGTGATCATAGATCCAAAGAGTGCATCATTGCAGAGTGGAAAACAAGGAGATGAAGGCAGAATTAGGGAAGGGGAAGGCAGTTAACCTTAATTACAAAAGTTGAAAATCATCTGTTTAAAGGGAGAATTTTACTTTGACCATTCTTGGCTTATTTCTGAGTCAAACcatgaaaataagaattctCTGACTTCCAAAACATGTTGTGGAATGTGTGAAATCAAGGTTTTCCTGGGTTCTCATGAAAAGGTTGTTTTATGGGAGATTTTTGAGTATGCAAACAGGAAACCATGCTTTATAAATATcaaagaaactttattttagtTAACTAACTGATACTATTTCTTTACTTCTTAGATATTCAGACTGTTACAAAAGGATGCAGAGCAGGAATCCCAAATGAGAGCTGAAATTCAGAACATGAAGCAAGAACTCTCAACCATTAGTATGATGGATGAGTTTGCTAGATATGCCCGTCTGGAAAGAAAGATTAACAAAATGACTGACAAACTTAAAACTCATGGTAAAGTGCAATACTTACTCTTCTATCAagtttctgggggaaaaaaattataaggattttttccattttaagtgTATTTCTCCTTATCTCTATAGCCTTTCACTTTTTGCTCccccttttatttcctttccactgtccctcttcccttttttttcccattttggagggcttttttttttttttttttttttttttaattttccagttgCCATGGTTCTGCATACACTGGTAAGTATGCAATCCTAGTTGTGAAATTCTTTTTACAAGGATTTTCCTGGGCTTCACTGTTTTCACTGTTTAACATATTAACTGTTTCTTAGTGATGCTCATCAGGAAATTGTGGAAAACACAAGTTTTCATTCTTTGTCTCTTGGTAGATATTTCAGTCCGCTTAGTACATCTAGATGTTTTGAGTAAGTCAAGGAAGTTCTCTGacattaggaaaagaaataatacattaaGGTTGCATATTTTCACCGCACAAAGAGCGCTTTACTTGGCTGGGGCTATTTGGTTGTGCTACAAGAGGCTAAAGAGAAAGTGCTGATCTACAAGGTAACCAGATGAAAGCTTTGCTATTGTTTTGCAACTCCACTTGACCTTATCCAGTTGCTGTTATGATAAAGCTAGTGCTTTGTCTCCATCAGGATTTTGCAGTGGTATAAGCCATCATCTCATGGTAGAAAACACATATAAACCTTTGGCAGCAGAGCTTCCCTTGTTGTCTTTGTCCAAACTCACTAACTGATTCTATCAGGATAAGGAGAATACTTGCTATGTCTGCCTCCTCTGTGCAGGATGGATGTGGATGTTTATATGCTTCTCTTCTTTGTATAAAAGACAGTATTTGATGTTTTGGATTGTTTTGAGAAATAGTATTATTAATCAGTAATTTCAATTAAACTAGATGTGAGTAGTTTACTTAACCAATAACACTGTTTTGTAAAACTTCTGGCTACTGTTTTATCTGCAGATGTGTTGTCTTCAGAGAGTGTCTTAATATTAGTCTAAGGTGCTGTACTAGAACAGATACTGGGAAAAGAATTCTTAGTATTAAATCTGACCAAGATTGATTCAACAAAGGAGTAGTCTTGTGAATAGTTTCAACCATCTTCCTggatgaaataaagcaaaaagtgCATCTGCTAAGGCagtcattttctccttttgggaaggagaaaaatcatattttatgcTTTGTCTAAAGCAAGTTCTTGAATTAGTAGCCACAGAGACTGTTCTCATTTGGAAATAGGGTTCTTGATTATATGTGACATTTTTCTGTCTAGAATATCAGTGTTTCAAACTTTTCAGAGTAGCATTAATTAAGAAACTACTAGTGCTTTCTTGCAGAGGGGTACTTCTGATGTAACTgtgaatcattttaaaaaaagattttaaccAGGTGTGTGATGTTTAAGTATAATGTTCTGATTTCAAGAGTGATACATTAATAAACTATGTAAGTATCGATTTGCTGTTATAAGTAACGCagagtaatattttttcttttaacagtaaAAGCCCGAACTGCTCAATTAGCCAAAATAAAGTGGGTTATAAATATTGTATTCTACATCTTACaagtaagtaaatattttattatgaataCAGATTACTAAGGCAAATCC encodes:
- the GET1 gene encoding guided entry of tail-anchored proteins factor 1 isoform X2; this translates as MAESGAWLLVLSSVFLCNALKILLPSCSSIIFRLLQKDAEQESQMRAEIQNMKQELSTISMMDEFARYARLERKINKMTDKLKTHVKARTAQLAKIKWVINIVFYILQAALMISLIWKYYSEPVTVLPSKWLAPLERLVAFPTGVAVKKREQLSFVKDEV
- the GET1 gene encoding guided entry of tail-anchored proteins factor 1 isoform X1, which translates into the protein MAESGAWLLVLSSVFLCNALKILLPSCSSIIFRLLQKDAEQESQMRAEIQNMKQELSTISMMDEFARYARLERKINKMTDKLKTHVKARTAQLAKIKWVINIVFYILQAALMISLIWKYYSEPVTVLPSKWLAPLERLVAFPTGVAGGVGITCWLVVCNKVVAIMLHPFS
- the HMGN1 gene encoding non-histone chromosomal protein HMG-14 — encoded protein: MPKRKVTAAEAEAGEEPKRRSARLSAKPAPAKAEQKPKKSTVKDKSEDKKAQSKGKKGPKGKQTEETNQEQTKDNLPAENGETKSEEIPASDAAVEKEAKSE